One stretch of Caldalkalibacillus uzonensis DNA includes these proteins:
- the pyrE gene encoding orotate phosphoribosyltransferase, giving the protein MKEKIARELLSIGAVELSPRKPFIWSSGIESPIYCDNRLTLSYPNLRQEIADGLVTLINEHYSQPTAIVGTATAGIPHAAWVAERMNLPMAYVRSKAKSHGKQNQIEGVISPQDKVVVVEDLISTGGSALRVTEAISQIGAKVLGVVAIFSYELTQAKQAFQQANIPYVSLSDYQTLLKVANEEGLLTEYELCKLKEWNPQLPVSQGSC; this is encoded by the coding sequence ATGAAAGAAAAAATCGCCAGAGAGTTACTATCCATCGGTGCTGTCGAACTGAGTCCCCGCAAGCCCTTTATCTGGTCCTCCGGCATTGAATCGCCCATCTATTGCGATAATCGGTTGACGCTTTCTTATCCTAACTTAAGACAAGAGATCGCTGACGGTCTGGTTACGCTGATCAATGAACATTACAGCCAGCCTACTGCTATTGTAGGAACAGCCACAGCAGGCATTCCCCATGCTGCCTGGGTGGCTGAGCGAATGAACTTACCCATGGCATATGTCCGTTCCAAGGCTAAAAGCCACGGTAAACAAAATCAAATTGAGGGTGTAATTTCCCCTCAGGACAAAGTGGTTGTGGTGGAAGACTTAATCTCCACTGGCGGGAGTGCCTTGCGGGTGACTGAAGCGATCAGTCAGATTGGAGCGAAAGTACTGGGCGTGGTGGCCATTTTCTCCTATGAGTTGACACAGGCCAAACAAGCTTTCCAACAAGCAAATATTCCCTATGTCAGCTTAAGTGATTACCAAACCTTGCTTAAGGTGGCCAACGAAGAAGGGTTATTAACAGAATATGAATTATGTAAACTTAAAGAATGGAATCCACAGCTGCCCGTGTCACAAGGATCATGTTAA
- the pyrF gene encoding orotidine-5'-phosphate decarboxylase translates to MGARKLNPLIVALDVATGDQALDLVKRINAPDMFVKVGMQLFYAEGPELVQKLRERGINVFVDLKLHDIPNTVKGAAQSLAKLGVSMLTVHCAGGRAMLEAVQEGVEAGSSAAERPLIVGVTQLTSTSEQILNEEIGIPGTVEKAVLHYAILAQSSGMDGVVCAAKEVPLIKSTCGTSFITVTPGIRPFGCDNHDQARVATPRDALRIGSDFLVVGRAIIQAEDPVAAYHNIIKEMNEVN, encoded by the coding sequence ATGGGAGCGCGAAAGCTTAACCCGCTCATCGTGGCCTTAGATGTTGCTACTGGCGATCAGGCCCTTGATTTGGTTAAACGGATTAATGCCCCTGACATGTTTGTTAAAGTGGGCATGCAACTGTTTTATGCAGAAGGACCTGAACTGGTTCAAAAATTGAGAGAACGAGGGATCAACGTCTTTGTGGACCTAAAACTGCATGATATCCCCAACACAGTAAAAGGGGCTGCCCAATCTCTAGCCAAACTGGGGGTTAGCATGCTGACCGTCCACTGTGCCGGCGGACGGGCCATGCTGGAGGCGGTACAGGAAGGCGTGGAAGCAGGGTCTTCGGCAGCTGAACGACCGCTCATAGTTGGTGTAACCCAATTAACAAGCACCTCCGAGCAAATCCTGAATGAAGAGATTGGCATACCTGGAACTGTTGAAAAAGCGGTGCTCCATTATGCTATCTTAGCCCAATCATCCGGCATGGACGGTGTGGTCTGCGCAGCCAAAGAAGTGCCGCTTATTAAATCTACCTGTGGCACCTCATTTATCACGGTGACACCAGGTATTCGCCCGTTCGGCTGCGATAACCATGACCAGGCCAGAGTGGCCACACCGCGGGATGCACTGAGAATAGGCAGTGATTTCTTGGTTGTGGGAAGAGCCATCATCCAGGCTGAAGATCCAGTGGCAGCTTACCATAATATAATCAAAGAGATGAATGAGGTGAACTAA